Sequence from the Nitrincola iocasae genome:
GCTCTGGATAGCTATATCCCTGAGCCGGAGCGTGCGATTGATAAGCCGTTCCTGATGCCGATTGAAGACGTATTCTCTATTTCCGGTCGTGGTACTGTAGTAACCGGTCGTATTGAGCGTGGTGTTGTTAAAGCGGGTGAAGAGATCGAAATCGTCGGTATCCGTCCAACCACCAAGACTACTTGTACTGGTGTTGAGATGTTCCGTAAGCTGCTGGACGAAGGTCGTGCAGGTGAGAACGTCGGTGCGCTGTTGCGTGGCACCAAGCGTGATGACGTTGAGCGTGGTCAGGTATTGGCCAAGCCAGGTTCAATCACACCACACACCAAGTTCGAAGGCGAAGTGTACGTACTGAGCAAAGAAGAGGGTGGTCGTCATACACCATTCTTTAAAGGCTACCGTCCACAGTTCTACTTCCGTACCACGGACATCACTGGCGCGTGTGAACTGCCAGAAGGTGTTGAGATGGTAATGCCGGGTGATAACGTGCAGATGACTGTTACGCTGATCAACCCGATTGCGATGGAAGAAGGCCTGCGCTTTGCGATCCGTGAAGGCGGTCGTACAGTGGGTGCAGGTGTTGTTGCGAAAATTCTTGACTAAGATTTAGTCATTCTAAAAACCCTCTA
This genomic interval carries:
- the tuf gene encoding elongation factor Tu: MAKKAFERNKPHVNVGTIGHVDHGKTTLTAALTRVCAEVWGGAAVAFDGIDNAPEERERGITISTSHVEYESPTRHYAHVDCPGHADYVKNMITGAAQMDGAILVCSAADGPMPQTREHILLSRQVGVPFIVVFLNKADMVDDEELMELVEMEVRELLDQYDFPGDDTPIIIGSALMALEGKDDNEMGTTAVKKLVEALDSYIPEPERAIDKPFLMPIEDVFSISGRGTVVTGRIERGVVKAGEEIEIVGIRPTTKTTCTGVEMFRKLLDEGRAGENVGALLRGTKRDDVERGQVLAKPGSITPHTKFEGEVYVLSKEEGGRHTPFFKGYRPQFYFRTTDITGACELPEGVEMVMPGDNVQMTVTLINPIAMEEGLRFAIREGGRTVGAGVVAKILD